The following coding sequences are from one Haloferax litoreum window:
- a CDS encoding archaea-specific SMC-related protein yields the protein MNAEQTTESKVHLSVENIGGIDELSTSFEPGVTLLAGRNATNRTSLLRSIMAAHGSDDVALKGDAEEGYVELTFGDESYTRTFERQGNSVVTDGEPVLNDTELADLFAFLLESNDARRAVANEDDLRDLIMRPVDVESINEEINSLQQRKREISNELSTLSNLSEKLPTLERRRTKLQDQIRDKETELAEKEREVEEYDATISEQQEAESELESKLGDLRDKRRETDDVDRRLQTEKQSLAALKSEEEELQGDAEELPDVAGGQVSEIESEINRLRTRQQEVQSTINELQSVIQFNEEMLSGTSSDVVEALRGSEPSESGGSVTDQLLADEQVVCWTCGSEVDQDDIESTIDRLRSLREEKLDESRSFKEELSALQDEKSTYAQQQRERDRIERRLSDIESERETRKERIEELRARRSDLESEIDSLEQTVDELESEEHGELLDLHREANQIEYDLERLRSDLEDVEDEIASIEAKLDERDALEATREEIDEELKELRTRIERLESQAVEEFNTRMGEVLDALEYDNLERIWIERTEQRVREGRKKVTKSLFELHVIRKNEEGVSYEDAVSHLSESEREVTGLVFALAGYLIHDVYETVPFMVLDSLEAIDADRISRLVDYFADYADYLVVALLEEDAQTVDSSYPRYSPA from the coding sequence AGACGACGGAATCGAAAGTCCACCTTTCAGTCGAGAATATCGGTGGCATCGACGAACTCTCGACATCGTTTGAGCCGGGTGTAACGCTCCTCGCCGGGCGCAATGCAACGAACAGAACCTCGCTGCTTCGATCGATCATGGCTGCTCACGGAAGCGACGACGTCGCGTTGAAAGGCGACGCAGAGGAGGGATATGTCGAACTCACTTTCGGTGACGAATCGTATACGCGAACGTTCGAACGCCAGGGGAACTCGGTAGTTACTGATGGAGAACCGGTTCTCAACGACACAGAACTCGCTGATCTCTTTGCGTTCTTGCTCGAATCGAATGATGCTCGCCGAGCCGTCGCAAACGAGGATGATCTCCGAGACCTCATTATGCGACCTGTCGACGTCGAGTCGATCAACGAAGAAATCAACTCGCTCCAACAGCGGAAGAGAGAGATATCAAACGAACTTTCTACCCTTAGCAACCTCTCGGAGAAACTTCCGACTCTCGAACGGCGTCGGACGAAGCTCCAAGACCAAATCAGAGACAAAGAGACAGAACTCGCCGAGAAAGAACGTGAGGTAGAGGAGTACGATGCAACAATCAGTGAGCAGCAAGAAGCCGAAAGCGAACTCGAGTCGAAACTCGGTGACCTTCGTGACAAGCGTCGTGAGACTGACGACGTTGACCGTCGTCTCCAGACTGAAAAGCAGAGTCTCGCCGCACTGAAGTCCGAAGAGGAGGAGTTGCAGGGGGACGCTGAAGAGCTTCCGGACGTCGCTGGTGGACAGGTGAGTGAAATCGAATCTGAGATTAACCGACTCCGCACGCGGCAACAAGAGGTTCAGTCGACCATCAACGAACTGCAGAGTGTCATTCAATTCAATGAAGAGATGCTCTCAGGGACGTCTTCTGACGTTGTCGAGGCACTCCGTGGGTCAGAACCGAGCGAGAGTGGAGGAAGCGTCACCGACCAACTCCTTGCCGACGAGCAGGTCGTCTGTTGGACCTGCGGGTCAGAAGTCGACCAAGACGACATCGAATCGACGATTGACCGACTTCGAAGCCTCCGAGAGGAGAAACTCGACGAGAGCCGGTCGTTCAAGGAGGAGCTTTCGGCGCTTCAAGACGAGAAATCGACGTACGCACAGCAACAGCGTGAACGCGATCGTATCGAGCGCCGACTCTCCGATATCGAAAGTGAACGAGAGACCCGTAAAGAACGCATCGAGGAACTGAGAGCACGCCGGAGCGACCTCGAAAGTGAAATCGACTCGCTCGAACAGACTGTCGACGAGTTGGAGAGCGAAGAACACGGCGAATTGCTCGACCTCCACCGCGAAGCCAACCAAATCGAGTACGACCTCGAGCGACTTCGTTCCGACCTCGAAGACGTCGAAGACGAGATTGCGTCTATCGAAGCAAAGCTTGATGAGCGCGATGCGTTAGAAGCTACCCGTGAGGAAATCGACGAGGAACTCAAAGAACTCCGAACGCGAATCGAGCGACTCGAATCCCAGGCCGTCGAAGAGTTCAACACCCGCATGGGAGAAGTCCTCGACGCCCTCGAATACGATAACCTCGAACGGATCTGGATCGAGCGCACAGAGCAACGCGTTCGTGAGGGTCGCAAGAAAGTCACCAAGTCGCTCTTCGAACTACACGTCATTCGGAAAAACGAAGAGGGAGTGAGCTACGAAGACGCTGTTTCCCACCTTTCGGAGTCAGAACGTGAGGTGACGGGTCTCGTGTTTGCGCTCGCTGGGTACCTTATCCACGACGTCTACGAGACGGTTCCGTTCATGGTGCTCGACTCACTCGAAGCGATAGACGCTGACCGTATTTCCCGGCTTGTGGACTACTTTGCGGACTACGCCGACTATCTCGTGGTCGCACTGCTCGAAGAGGACGCGCAAACAGTCGACAGTTCGTATCCGCGGTACTCGCCAGCATAG